The sequence below is a genomic window from Tenacibaculum tangerinum.
CATGCAGTTACAGCCTCCTTTTCGTAAAATTATTCATGTTGATATGGATGCTTTTTATGCGTCGGTTGAGCAGTTGGATAATCCAGAGTTACGAGGAAAACCCGTTGCTGTAGGTGGTAGTGAGGTACGAGGAGTTGTTTCTGCTGCTAGTTACGAAGCTAGAAAATTTGGAGTGCGTTCTGCCATGAGTGGTGTGCTGGCAAAACAAAAATGCCCGCATATTATATTTGTTCCGCCAAGATTTGACCGTTACAAGGAAATTTCTGCTAAAATTAGAAAGATTTTTTATGAATATACAGATTTGGTAGAACCTTTATCGTTGGATGAAGCATATTTGGATGTTACTGAAAACAAAAAAGCAAATCCATCAGCTAGTATGATTGCTCAAGAGATTCGCCAGCGAATATGGGAGGAGTTAGAGTTACGCGCTTCGGCAGGAATATCTATTAATAAATTTATTGCTAAAGTTGCTTCTGATATTAACAAACCAAACGGACAGAAAACAATTAACCCAGAAGAAGTTCTTGAGTTTTTAGAACAACTCCCTGTAAATAAGTTTTATGGAGTAGGTAAGGTAACCGCTGCTAAAATGCATAATCTAGGTATTTTTACTGGATTAGATTTAAAGCAAAAATCATTAGAAGAGCTTTCTAAATTATTTGGAAAGTCTGGGGTGCATTATTACCATATTGTTCGAGGTATTCATAATTCTTCAGTAAAACCAAATCGTATTCGAAAATCGATTGCTGCCGAAACTACCTTTAGAGAAAATTTATCTTCTGAGGTTTTTATGTTAGAGCGACTTGATAAAATTGCTGATGAATTAGAGCGTCGCATGAAAAAATCGAACACCAAAGGAAAAACAGTAACCTTAAAAATTAAATACAGCGATTTTACGCAACAAACTCGTAGTAAAACTACCAACCGCTATCTTCAACTAAAAAAAGACTTTTATCCTATCGTAAAAGAGTTATTGTACCAAGATACTCTTAATAATTCTGTTCGCTTATTAGGAATTTCATTTAGTAATTTGAATACCGAAAGAAAAGCGCCTGTTTGGGTACAGTTGCGATTTGATTTTTAAAGTATCGGGATTTTCAACGACACTTTGGTTCCTTTCGGGTTTCCTTCTTCGTCAATTATATCTGTGTAAATTAATGAATAATTATTTGCATACTGATTGGCAAAGTTTCGTAATCTTTCTTTCGTTAAATTTATACCTATAGACTTACGGTTCAGTGATTTGTTTTTTCTAATTTTCATAGCAGCATCTCTACCAATTCCATTATCAACAATATCAATTTGTATAAATTCATCTGCTATTTTTGTGACTTTTACTAAAACTTCTTTTTCTCCTTTTTTTGATGAAAGTCCGTGCCAAATAGAATTTTCTAAAAAAGGTTGTAAGATTAGAGGCGGTACCTTTATTCTTTCTACATTAATACTAGGGTCTACTTCTTCTACATAATTAACCTCATTCGATAATCGAATATTTTCAATGCTCATGTAAAGATTCATGGTTTTTAACTCTTCACTTAAAGTTACCTCTTTTACTGTTGACGATTCTAAAATACTCCGAATTAATTTAGAGAACTTGTTTAAATAATATACTGCATTTCTCTGCTCATTGTTAATAATATAAAGTTTAATAGAGTTTAAAGCATTAAATACAAAGTGCGGATTCATTTGAATTCGTAATGCTTCTTGTTCTAACAATAATATTTTCTTTTCATTATTCAACAAACGTTGCCTGTAAATAGAATACAGTAATACCCCTAATAACGCTATAGAAACCAATGCTATGATTAATATGTTTCTATTTCGTAAGAGTTTTAACTTGGCTATTTCGTTTTCTTTTGCTAAGCTTTTTATTTTGTTTCTACTTACCTCATTATCGTATTTATTAATAAGGTTATTTACATAAGATATGTTTTTGTTATTAAACGTTTTACGTTCTCCTTCAATAGCTTTCTTATAAAAGTTATACGCTTTCTCGTAATCCTTTTTTTCTCGTACAGCTGAGACAAATACAAGTTAGATTGGTTAACTTCTGATGGAATTTTATGTTTTGTAGCTACCTCTAAGCCTTTTTCTAAATATTTTTTTGCTTTATCTAAGCTATCTAATTTCAATTGTACATTACCAAACGTAATATATACATCGGAAGTGTAATACTGATCTCCTATTTTTTCTGAAAGGGGCAGTACTTCACTTATATAGTTGTAAGCTTTATGATACTTACCTTGTAACAACAATACATTAGCAATACTGTTATGGCAAATAACTTTTCCTATACTTGAATTAGTCTCTATGTTATATTGTAAAGATTTTTTGTAATGCTCTAGCGCAGCATCAATATCTCCCAAGTTTTGAAAGGCTAAGCCCATGTTTTGATAGTTAATGGCTAAGCCTCTTTTATCGCCTGTTTTTTTTTGTATTAGAATTGATTTTTTAAACTTTTCTAATGCTAGCTGATATTGCTTAAGAGCCAAGTAAATATTACCAATGCTATTGTTTGATATACTTATGCTTATTTTAGTATCAATGTCAGGAAACTTAATTTTATCGGCTAATTCTAGTGCCATTTGATGGTAGTTCAAAGCACTTCTAATTTTGTCTTGTCTTCGATATACAACTCCTATTTGGTTTAGGGTAACTATTTCTGCGTTAATATCTTTGATTTTTCTTGACAGTTCTAGAGCCTTTAAATAATTATCAATAGATTTATCAAATAAAGAGTTGTTTCTGTAATGCCTACCTAATAAGTTATAAGCATAAATTTGCGCAGGTTCGAATTTGTTTTTTTTACTTTCTTCTAAAAAAAGATTTATTTCTTCTTTCTCTAATTTTCCGAATTTAAAAAAACGACACAGCTCATAATAATTTTCTATTTTCTTCTTTTTTGCTTCATAAATCAAACTATTTATACTTGTCTTATCTTCTTGTGCATAACAAGAAAATACTGCATAAAAGAAAATAGTTATTACTACAAGTTGTTTCATGCTATGAGTTTAAAGTTTTTCTAAAAAATCTGATTTTCTTTGTCTCGATACTGGAATTTTATGGTTGTTTTCTAGCACCACGTAGCCATCAGACTTTAAAAATTCTTTAATTTTATTTAAATTAATAATGAAGGAATTGTGTATTCTAAAAAAATGGTCGTCAGGAAGTAAAGAATCAATTTCCTTTAATTTTTTAGTTACTACTATTTTTTTATTAGAACCTGTGGTAACTATTGTTGAATAGTTACCATCTGACTCGACAAATAAAATCTCTTCTTGAGACAAGAAAACTAATTTTCCGTCGGTACTAATTGTAATTTTTCGTCTATTAAATTTTTTATTAAAGCTCGACAAGATTTTTTCTACCTTCTCTGTATTGTCTTTGTTATGATATTCTTTAACCCTTTGTATGGTTTCTTTTAAATCATCTGAATCAATAGGCTTTAAAAGATAATCTATTGCTTGATTTTTAAGTGCCTTAATTGCATATTCATTGTATGCAGTTGTAATGATTATAGCAAAATCTTTATGCTGTAATTTTTCTAATAACTGAAAACCATCCATCGTTGGCATTTCTATGTCTAAAAAAAGACAATCAATGATGTTTTCGTTAATATATTTAATCGCCTTTTCTGCCTCGGTAAAGGTTTCTATGATTTCTATATCATCACTAAAAGTTGAAAGTTCCCAAGAAAGTCCTTGTATTGCTTTCGGTTCATCGTCAACGATAACTGCTTTTAACATTTTATATACATTTACACCAAATGTAACAGATAATATCTTAAAAATAAAATATGATTGAATATTGATTTAGTTTAAAAAAAAGCGAAAAACACTCAACAAACATAAATTTTTACCATTTACACAAAAAAATGAACCAGTTATACATATCTCACTATTGAAAAGGGTTTTTTGTTTCATATTTGTGGTGTAATACACAAGGGGAATCATATTGATAAATTGGGGGATTAATCAATAATGATATTAAGTTATGAAACACCACTCTAGAACATAGAGTGGTGTTTTTTTATATAAAATCTAAGGCTTCTTTATTTTTATAGAAATAAAAAAAGCTCAAACCATGTAGGTTTGAGCTTTAAATTTTATCGAATCAGTTAGTTTCTTAAGCCTCAAATGGAGTTACAGAAACGTATGATTTGTTATCTCTTTTCTTTTGGAATTTTACAACACCATCTACTTTCGCATGTAAAGTATGATCTTTACCCATATAAACATTTTCACCTGGGTTGTGTTGCGTTCCTCTTTGACGAACAATAATGTTACCTGCAATAGCAGCTTGTCCTCCAAAAATCTTTACTCCTAATCGTTTCGATTCCGATTCACGACCGTTTTTCGAACTACCGACACCTTTCTTATGAGCCATCTTTGTAAGTTTTTAAAGTTATTATTTACTTAATGCTTCAATTAATTCTGCTTTCTTTAAAGAAGTGTATCCTGTGATACCTCTTTCTTTAGCCAATGCTTTTAATTCAGCTACAGTCATTGAACTTAAATCCTTCGACTCTTCTTTTACCTCAACTTTTTCAGCTTTAGGAGCTTCTTTTTTAGTTGATTCTTTTGCCTTTTTAGCACCTGAAGTTGTAATTCCTTCGATTTGGATTTCAGTTAAATACTGTCTGTGTCCATTTTTCTTTTTGTAACCTTTTCTTCTCTTTTTCTTGAAAACGATTACTTTATCACCTTTTAAGTGACCTAAAATCTTTGCAGTTACTCCTGCACCTTCTATAGCTGGGGCGCCAATAGTTACATTACCCTCATCTTCAATTAGCATTACATTATCAAAAGTTACTTCTGATCCTTCTGCCTCTTGTAAACGGTGTACGTATACTTTTTGGTCTTTTGCTACTTTAAATTGCTGCCCTGCTATCTCTACGATTGCGTACATACTATTTGTTTTGCGTTTATACTTAAATTGGCACTTTCTTACTGAAAATGCGGGTGCAAATATACATTTTTTACATCAAAAAAAAATGTATTCCTCAGAAAATTACTCTTTTAACCCAAAAAAGATTTTTTTTTACTATTTCAATTGTAACAATTAGTATAACTTCACGTCAAATACATGAAAATCATTAAAAATTAAATTTCAATCAACCAATGAGAAAAAGAGTTATCACTCTAGCTTCAGCTTTATTAGTAGGCCTTTCGGCTAATGCGCAAAAAGTTGAATTTGAAGAGTACGATTTAAGCAACGGTATGCATGTTATTTTGCACCAAGACAATTCTGCTCCTGTAGTTACTGTTGGGGTAATGTACCATGTAGGATCGAAAGATGAAGAAACTGGTAAAACAGGAATGGCACATTTTTATGAACACTTACTATTTACTGGAACTGAAAATATTGGTCGTGGTGAATGGAGTAAAATTCAAGCTGCCAATGGAGGAACCGGAAATGCAAATACGAACTGGGATAGAACCTATTACTACGAAACATTTCCTTCTAATAATTTACAATTAGGTTTATGGATGGAGTCTGAACGATTATTACATCCAATTATCGACCAAAAAGCTGTCGACACACAAAATGAAGTTGTAAAAGAAGAGAAACGCCAACGTATGGACAATGCTCCTTATGGAAAAATTATTTACGGAGATGTATACAACCATATTTTCGACAAACACAACTACGGAAGACCAATGATTGGTTATATCGAAGATTTAGATGCTGCTACTTTAGCAGAATTTCAAGATTTTTACAAAAAATGGTATATGCCTAACAATGCCGTACT
It includes:
- the dinB gene encoding DNA polymerase IV, which translates into the protein MQLQPPFRKIIHVDMDAFYASVEQLDNPELRGKPVAVGGSEVRGVVSAASYEARKFGVRSAMSGVLAKQKCPHIIFVPPRFDRYKEISAKIRKIFYEYTDLVEPLSLDEAYLDVTENKKANPSASMIAQEIRQRIWEELELRASAGISINKFIAKVASDINKPNGQKTINPEEVLEFLEQLPVNKFYGVGKVTAAKMHNLGIFTGLDLKQKSLEELSKLFGKSGVHYYHIVRGIHNSSVKPNRIRKSIAAETTFRENLSSEVFMLERLDKIADELERRMKKSNTKGKTVTLKIKYSDFTQQTRSKTTNRYLQLKKDFYPIVKELLYQDTLNNSVRLLGISFSNLNTERKAPVWVQLRFDF
- a CDS encoding sensor histidine kinase; this translates as MVSIALLGVLLYSIYRQRLLNNEKKILLLEQEALRIQMNPHFVFNALNSIKLYIINNEQRNAVYYLNKFSKLIRSILESSTVKEVTLSEELKTMNLYMSIENIRLSNEVNYVEEVDPSINVERIKVPPLILQPFLENSIWHGLSSKKGEKEVLVKVTKIADEFIQIDIVDNGIGRDAAMKIRKNKSLNRKSIGINLTKERLRNFANQYANNYSLIYTDIIDEEGNPKGTKVSLKIPIL
- a CDS encoding tetratricopeptide repeat protein, yielding MKQLVVITIFFYAVFSCYAQEDKTSINSLIYEAKKKKIENYYELCRFFKFGKLEKEEINLFLEESKKNKFEPAQIYAYNLLGRHYRNNSLFDKSIDNYLKALELSRKIKDINAEIVTLNQIGVVYRRQDKIRSALNYHQMALELADKIKFPDIDTKISISISNNSIGNIYLALKQYQLALEKFKKSILIQKKTGDKRGLAINYQNMGLAFQNLGDIDAALEHYKKSLQYNIETNSSIGKVICHNSIANVLLLQGKYHKAYNYISEVLPLSEKIGDQYYTSDVYITFGNVQLKLDSLDKAKKYLEKGLEVATKHKIPSEVNQSNLYLSQLYEKKRITRKRITFIRKLLKENVKRLITKTYLM
- a CDS encoding LytR/AlgR family response regulator transcription factor — encoded protein: MLKAVIVDDEPKAIQGLSWELSTFSDDIEIIETFTEAEKAIKYINENIIDCLFLDIEMPTMDGFQLLEKLQHKDFAIIITTAYNEYAIKALKNQAIDYLLKPIDSDDLKETIQRVKEYHNKDNTEKVEKILSSFNKKFNRRKITISTDGKLVFLSQEEILFVESDGNYSTIVTTGSNKKIVVTKKLKEIDSLLPDDHFFRIHNSFIINLNKIKEFLKSDGYVVLENNHKIPVSRQRKSDFLEKL
- the rpmA gene encoding 50S ribosomal protein L27 — protein: MAHKKGVGSSKNGRESESKRLGVKIFGGQAAIAGNIIVRQRGTQHNPGENVYMGKDHTLHAKVDGVVKFQKKRDNKSYVSVTPFEA
- the rplU gene encoding 50S ribosomal protein L21: MYAIVEIAGQQFKVAKDQKVYVHRLQEAEGSEVTFDNVMLIEDEGNVTIGAPAIEGAGVTAKILGHLKGDKVIVFKKKRRKGYKKKNGHRQYLTEIQIEGITTSGAKKAKESTKKEAPKAEKVEVKEESKDLSSMTVAELKALAKERGITGYTSLKKAELIEALSK